The following coding sequences are from one Capsicum annuum cultivar UCD-10X-F1 chromosome 3, UCD10Xv1.1, whole genome shotgun sequence window:
- the LOC124896863 gene encoding uncharacterized protein LOC124896863, translated as MVDGEQVKKDALVNAHKGTSQVRKFRISLLFTKYEAFKMKENETLHEIMTRMNTLTNELTSLGKVISEEEQVEKANKNLASMNLDKLMGNLRTYEMEVDRIKEKTSSKKILALKASNSDEEFELDREQVAFITKNFSKFFKKKKRTCNKKRFNDNPNGYYKYDKTNHQIRDFLVWEIQWKKEMAEKELKEKAKRKEEHAMIAAWGSDSDADEIDETAFMALGDSDLEEENDDSEEKVKGKKRHWYLDSECSRHMTGDKKKFFSLSKIDREKVFFGDGKNGIITGVGKIGSSQAELRSICACKAFLSEIKPEKMDVKSAFLNGILKEKVYVKQPLGFESKEFPDHMYKLDKALYGLKQAPRA; from the exons ATGGTTGATGGTGAACAAGTTAAGAAG GATGCACTGGTGAATGCTCATAAAGGTACCTCTCAAGTGAGAAAATTTAGAATTTCTCTTCTTTTCACGaagtatgaggcatttaagatgaaggaaaatgagaCATTGCATGAGATAATGACAAGGATGAATACCTTAACAAATGAGTTAACTTCCTTAGGAAAGGTTATTTCTgaggaagaacaagttgaaaag GCAAATAAGAATCTTGCAAGTATGAACCTGGATAAATTGATGGGGAACCTAAGAACATATGAAATGGAAGTTGATAGAATCAAAGAGAAAACTTCTTCTAAAAAAATTCTAGCATTAAAAGCTTCTAATAGtgatgaggaatttgaacttgataggGAACAAGTTGCTTTCATAACTAAGAATTTTAGCaaattttttaagaagaagaagagaacatGTAATAAGAAACGTTTCAATGACAATCCCAATGGGTACTACAAGTATGACAAGACTAATCATCAGATCAGGGACTTTTTAGTTTGGGAAATTCAATGGAAGAAGGAAATGGCTGAAAAAGAGCTGAAAGAAAAGGCTAAAAGGAAGGAAGAACATGCAATGATAGCAGCTTGGGGATCTGATTCAGATGCAGACGAAATTGATGAAACTGCATTCATGGCTCTTGGAGACTCAGATTTAGAGGAAGAAAATGATGATTCTGAG GAGAaggtgaaaggaaaaaaaaggcaCTGGTACTTAGACAGTGAATGCTCAAGACAtatgactggtgataagaaaaagttctTTTCTCTCTCCAAAATAGATAGAGAAAAAGTATTCTTTGGTGATGGAAAGAATGGAATCATTACTGGAGTTGGAAAGATTGGATCATCTCA GGCTGAATTAAGAAGTATATGTGCCTGCAAGGCATTCCTATCAGAGATTAAGCCAGAAAAG atggatgtgaagagtgcattcTTGAATGGCATTCTCAAAGAGAAGGTTTATGTCAAGCAACCTCTAGGATTCGAAAGCAAGGAATTTCCTGATCATATGTATAAACTGGATAAGGCcttgtatgggttgaaacaagctccaagGGCTTAG